The following proteins are co-located in the Methylomonas sp. 11b genome:
- a CDS encoding urease accessory protein UreH domain-containing protein yields MTIINRHLTVEGMHCPGCEDTIRQELADLPGVITVEVSYARATVDVQFDDQLADEAALHQTIRAKGYGVELTPPSASGKLKGLLIFILLLLAVGGVAFWGKSLMPGVMQQITPHMDHAVLLGIGFLTGFHCIGMCGGFVVGYTDPAKPKSRQLLAHLSYAFGKTLSYSALGAGFGLLGATIAMTPQIRGGLALAASVFLLLYGLKMLNFFAFLRRFTLRMPRAVNRQLADEMRKPRSALRTGLLTGLLLGCGPLQAMYVMAAGSGDPVQGALILFWFGLGTLAPLLGFGFFASLLSPVFMRQLVKVSAILVIAMGVMMAQRGLKIVQAGQMSAAMPSHTQPVQ; encoded by the coding sequence ATGACGATAATCAACAGGCATTTGACGGTCGAGGGCATGCACTGCCCGGGTTGTGAAGACACCATTCGCCAAGAATTGGCTGACTTACCGGGGGTGATAACGGTAGAGGTCAGCTATGCGCGAGCAACGGTTGATGTGCAATTCGACGACCAGTTGGCCGACGAAGCGGCGCTGCACCAAACCATTCGCGCCAAGGGTTACGGCGTGGAACTTACGCCACCCTCTGCTAGCGGCAAGCTAAAAGGTCTGTTGATTTTTATATTGTTATTGCTGGCTGTCGGTGGCGTGGCCTTCTGGGGCAAGAGTTTGATGCCAGGCGTGATGCAACAAATCACACCGCATATGGATCACGCGGTATTGCTGGGCATCGGCTTTCTCACCGGTTTTCATTGTATCGGCATGTGCGGCGGTTTTGTAGTGGGTTATACCGATCCGGCCAAACCCAAATCCCGCCAGTTGCTGGCGCATTTAAGTTACGCGTTCGGCAAGACCTTGTCTTACAGTGCACTGGGTGCCGGCTTTGGTTTGTTAGGTGCCACTATCGCCATGACCCCGCAGATACGCGGCGGACTGGCATTAGCCGCGAGCGTATTTCTATTGCTATACGGTTTGAAGATGCTCAACTTCTTCGCCTTCTTGCGCCGCTTTACTTTGCGCATGCCCAGGGCTGTCAATCGCCAGCTTGCAGACGAAATGCGCAAACCGCGCAGTGCTTTACGTACCGGCTTATTGACAGGTTTATTGCTGGGCTGTGGCCCGCTACAAGCCATGTATGTAATGGCCGCCGGCAGCGGCGACCCGGTGCAGGGCGCGCTGATTCTGTTCTGGTTTGGCCTCGGCACTTTGGCGCCGTTGCTCGGTTTTGGGTTTTTCGCCAGTTTATTGTCGCCGGTATTTATGCGTCAGCTCGTCAAGGTATCCGCAATATTGGTTATCGCGATGGGTGTCATGATGGCGCAACGCGGCTTGAAAATCGTCCAAGCAGGCCAGATGTCCGCAGCGATGCCCTCGCATACCCAACCCGTTCAGTGA
- a CDS encoding phosphate-starvation-inducible protein PsiE, which yields MDIHRFRQLNEQAKLLADEIGNLLIEVFHYLALFVIGASIVWSAVVAYGGMMLQGHATIGDILLLFIYLELGAMVGIYFKTNLMPVRCLIYIAITALARLLIADIQAHHQADMGILLVSGGILLLALSTIIIRKPSDES from the coding sequence TTGGATATTCACCGTTTCAGACAATTGAACGAGCAAGCCAAACTACTGGCGGACGAAATAGGCAACTTGCTGATCGAAGTTTTTCATTATTTGGCCTTGTTTGTCATCGGCGCCAGTATTGTTTGGTCGGCGGTGGTGGCATACGGCGGCATGATGCTGCAAGGCCATGCCACCATTGGCGACATTTTGCTGCTGTTTATCTATTTGGAGCTGGGTGCGATGGTCGGCATTTATTTCAAAACCAACCTGATGCCGGTGCGTTGTCTGATTTACATTGCCATCACCGCGCTGGCTAGATTGTTGATCGCCGACATACAGGCGCATCACCAGGCCGATATGGGGATTTTATTAGTGTCCGGCGGTATTTTATTGCTGGCCTTATCGACCATCATTATTCGCAAGCCTAGCGACGAATCGTAA